In Castanea sativa cultivar Marrone di Chiusa Pesio chromosome 6, ASM4071231v1, a single window of DNA contains:
- the LOC142639144 gene encoding zinc finger CCCH domain-containing protein 18-like isoform X2: MMDFSEFAKIVFSKIQKLEPENATKIIGYVLFQDHGEEEMVRLALGPDHLIHEVIFKAKTELQLIATSKSVPSPISPLMNPVFTPYSPVPSRSFSSPTAFRVPAAYWDPQIASKHNSDFSLSACSDSIAELQNQTQFLSLEDQIEPTNSGLAGFSNDYFYPDAAMGNLSARTTRRISSLPEFPVKVCHYFNKGFCKHGSSCRYFHGQVMPESFSQMYGNDGINDDHLFSPGSLDKLELEIVEILKSRRGNPVSIASLPMIYYEKYGRVLQADGYLTESQRHGKAGYSLTKLLARLKSIRLIDRPHGQHAVILTEDASKYLDNRNDKSDPGPIVSGSRQIYLTFPAESTFTEDDVSDYFNTYGPVEDVRIPCQQKRMFGFVTFASADTVKMILTKGNPHFVCGARVLVKPYREKSRLSESRRYSDRIDPQMYYSTHYVEMDSELHSMPREFETSRLLRKQLIEQEHAFELERRHLAELQLARKPPASQPHFGYSMDGLKVSNVHADPFNFPSAERFNYLLDVLNGGSTGDDSTPGHTDTYTDSESNQVLNLPESPFASPIASGISTVI; this comes from the exons ATGATGGATTTTTCGGAGTTTGCAAAAATTGTGTTCAGTAAAATCCAGAAACTAGAGCCGGAAAATGCTACAAAGATTATAGGGTATGTTCTTTTTCAAGACCATGGTGAAGAAGAAATGGTTAGGTTGGCCTTGGGTCCGGACCACTTGATTCATGAAGTTATTTTCAAAGCCAAAACTGAACTACAACTAATAGCTACTAGCAAGTCAGTACCATCCCCAATCTCACCACTCATGAACCCAGTTTTCACTCCTTACTCACCTGTTCCTTCTAGGTCCTTTTCATCACCAACAGCTTTTCGAGTTCCAGCTGCCTATTGGGATCCTCAGATAGCAAGCAAGCATAATTCTGATTTCAGTTTATCAGCTTGCTCGGATTCTATTGCTGAACTCCAAAACCAAACTCAGTTTTTGAGTTTAGAAGATCAAATAGAGCCTACCAATTCTGGACTTGCGGGTTTTTCAAATGATTACTTTTACCCGGATGCTGCAATGGGCAACTTAAGTGCTAGAACAACTAGACGAATTTCAAGCCTGCCTGAATTTCCAGTTAAGGTTTGTCACTACTTCAATAAGGGATTTTGTAAGCATGGAAGTAGCTGTAGGTATTTCCATGGACAAGTCATGCCTGAGAGCTTCTCTCAGATGTATGGAAACGATGGCATTAATGATGATCATCTTTTCTCGCCGGGTTCACTTGATAAGCTAGAATTGGAAATTGTTGAGATTCTAAAATCTAGAAGAGGGAATCCTGTTTCCATTGCTTCTCTGCCTATGATATATTATGAGAAATATGGAAGAGTTCTTCAGGCAGATGGATACCTCACTGAGAGCCAGAGACATGGTAAAGCTGGTTATAGTTTGACAAAGCTTCTTGCTCGATTGAAAAGTATTCGGCTGATTGACAG GCCTCATGGGCAGCATGCTGTAATTTTGACAGAAGACGCTTCAAAATACTTGGACAATCGGAATGATAAAAGTGACCCTGGGCCAATTGTCAGTGGGTCACGACAGATATATCTAACATTTCCAGCTGAAAGCACTTTCACTGAAGACGATGTCTCTGACTACTTTAA CACCTATGGTCCAGTTGAAGATGTGAGGATTCCCTGCCAACAGAAACGGATGTTTGGGTTTGTAACCTTTGCTAGTGCAGATACAGTGAAAATGATTTTGACCAAAGGAAACCCGCATTTTGTTTGTGGGGCTCGTGTTCTTGTGAAACCTTACAGGGAGAAATCAAGGCTTAGTGAGAG CAGGAGGTACTCAGACAGAATTGATCCTCAAATGTACTACTCTACACACTATGTTGAAATGGATTCTGAGCTTCACTCAA TGCCAAGAGAATTTGAGACTTCTAGGTTGCTGAGGAAGCAGCTTATTGAGCAAGAACATGCCTTTGAACTTGAGAGGAGGCACCTTGCAGAGCTGCAGTTGGCACGTAAGCCTCCAGCCAGTCAGCCACACTTTGGCTACTCCATGGATGGATTGAAAGTGTCTAATG TTCATGCAGATCCTTTCAATTTTCCATCAGCAGAAAGATTTAATTATCTGTTGGATGTTCTGAACGGCGGATCCACTGGTGATGATAGTACACCTGGGCATACTGACACCTACACCGACTCAGAGAG CAATCAAGTTCTTAATCTCCCTGAAAGCCCATTTGCATCTCCAATAGCAAGCGGCATTTCTACAGTCATATAG
- the LOC142639144 gene encoding zinc finger CCCH domain-containing protein 18-like isoform X4, whose translation MMDFSEFAKIVFSKIQKLEPENATKIIGYVLFQDHGEEEMVRLALGPDHLIHEVIFKAKTELQLIATSKSVPSPISPLMNPVFTPYSPVPSRSFSSPTAFRVPAAYWDPQIASKHNSDFSLSACSDSIAELQNQTQFLSLEDQIEPTNSGLAGFSNDYFYPDAAMGNLSARTTRRISSLPEFPVKVCHYFNKGFCKHGSSCRYFHGQVMPESFSQMYGNDGINDDHLFSPGSLDKLELEIVEILKSRRGNPVSIASLPMIYYEKYGRVLQADGYLTESQRHGKAGYSLTKLLARLKSIRLIDRPHGQHAVILTEDASKYLDNRNDKSDPGPIVSGSRQIYLTFPAESTFTEDDVSDYFNTYGPVEDVRIPCQQKRMFGFVTFASADTVKMILTKGNPHFVCGARVLVKPYREKSRLSERRYSDRIDPQMYYSTHYVEMDSELHSMPREFETSRLLRKQLIEQEHAFELERRHLAELQLARKPPASQPHFGYSMDGLKVSNVHADPFNFPSAERFNYLLDVLNGGSTGDDSTPGHTDTYTDSESNQVLNLPESPFASPIASGISTVI comes from the exons ATGATGGATTTTTCGGAGTTTGCAAAAATTGTGTTCAGTAAAATCCAGAAACTAGAGCCGGAAAATGCTACAAAGATTATAGGGTATGTTCTTTTTCAAGACCATGGTGAAGAAGAAATGGTTAGGTTGGCCTTGGGTCCGGACCACTTGATTCATGAAGTTATTTTCAAAGCCAAAACTGAACTACAACTAATAGCTACTAGCAAGTCAGTACCATCCCCAATCTCACCACTCATGAACCCAGTTTTCACTCCTTACTCACCTGTTCCTTCTAGGTCCTTTTCATCACCAACAGCTTTTCGAGTTCCAGCTGCCTATTGGGATCCTCAGATAGCAAGCAAGCATAATTCTGATTTCAGTTTATCAGCTTGCTCGGATTCTATTGCTGAACTCCAAAACCAAACTCAGTTTTTGAGTTTAGAAGATCAAATAGAGCCTACCAATTCTGGACTTGCGGGTTTTTCAAATGATTACTTTTACCCGGATGCTGCAATGGGCAACTTAAGTGCTAGAACAACTAGACGAATTTCAAGCCTGCCTGAATTTCCAGTTAAGGTTTGTCACTACTTCAATAAGGGATTTTGTAAGCATGGAAGTAGCTGTAGGTATTTCCATGGACAAGTCATGCCTGAGAGCTTCTCTCAGATGTATGGAAACGATGGCATTAATGATGATCATCTTTTCTCGCCGGGTTCACTTGATAAGCTAGAATTGGAAATTGTTGAGATTCTAAAATCTAGAAGAGGGAATCCTGTTTCCATTGCTTCTCTGCCTATGATATATTATGAGAAATATGGAAGAGTTCTTCAGGCAGATGGATACCTCACTGAGAGCCAGAGACATGGTAAAGCTGGTTATAGTTTGACAAAGCTTCTTGCTCGATTGAAAAGTATTCGGCTGATTGACAG GCCTCATGGGCAGCATGCTGTAATTTTGACAGAAGACGCTTCAAAATACTTGGACAATCGGAATGATAAAAGTGACCCTGGGCCAATTGTCAGTGGGTCACGACAGATATATCTAACATTTCCAGCTGAAAGCACTTTCACTGAAGACGATGTCTCTGACTACTTTAA CACCTATGGTCCAGTTGAAGATGTGAGGATTCCCTGCCAACAGAAACGGATGTTTGGGTTTGTAACCTTTGCTAGTGCAGATACAGTGAAAATGATTTTGACCAAAGGAAACCCGCATTTTGTTTGTGGGGCTCGTGTTCTTGTGAAACCTTACAGGGAGAAATCAAGGCTTAGTGAGAG GAGGTACTCAGACAGAATTGATCCTCAAATGTACTACTCTACACACTATGTTGAAATGGATTCTGAGCTTCACTCAA TGCCAAGAGAATTTGAGACTTCTAGGTTGCTGAGGAAGCAGCTTATTGAGCAAGAACATGCCTTTGAACTTGAGAGGAGGCACCTTGCAGAGCTGCAGTTGGCACGTAAGCCTCCAGCCAGTCAGCCACACTTTGGCTACTCCATGGATGGATTGAAAGTGTCTAATG TTCATGCAGATCCTTTCAATTTTCCATCAGCAGAAAGATTTAATTATCTGTTGGATGTTCTGAACGGCGGATCCACTGGTGATGATAGTACACCTGGGCATACTGACACCTACACCGACTCAGAGAG CAATCAAGTTCTTAATCTCCCTGAAAGCCCATTTGCATCTCCAATAGCAAGCGGCATTTCTACAGTCATATAG
- the LOC142639144 gene encoding zinc finger CCCH domain-containing protein 18-like isoform X1: MMDFSEFAKIVFSKIQKLEPENATKIIGYVLFQDHGEEEMVRLALGPDHLIHEVIFKAKTELQLIATSKSVPSPISPLMNPVFTPYSPVPSRSFSSPTAFRVPAAYWDPQIASKHNSDFSLSACSDSIAELQNQTQFLSLEDQIEPTNSGLAGFSNDYFYPDAAMGNLSARTTRRISSLPEFPVKVCHYFNKGFCKHGSSCRYFHGQVMPESFSQMYGNDGINDDHLFSPGSLDKLELEIVEILKSRRGNPVSIASLPMIYYEKYGRVLQADGYLTESQRHGKAGYSLTKLLARLKSIRLIDRPHGQHAVILTEDASKYLDNRNDKSDPGPIVSGSRQIYLTFPAESTFTEDDVSDYFNTYGPVEDVRIPCQQKRMFGFVTFASADTVKMILTKGNPHFVCGARVLVKPYREKSRLSESRRYSDRIDPQMYYSTHYVEMDSELHSMPREFETSRLLRKQLIEQEHAFELERRHLAELQLARKPPASQPHFGYSMDGLKVSNVHADPFNFPSAERFNYLLDVLNGGSTGDDSTPGHTDTYTDSESQEREDEDEQGFVIWRMPRARGHLG, from the exons ATGATGGATTTTTCGGAGTTTGCAAAAATTGTGTTCAGTAAAATCCAGAAACTAGAGCCGGAAAATGCTACAAAGATTATAGGGTATGTTCTTTTTCAAGACCATGGTGAAGAAGAAATGGTTAGGTTGGCCTTGGGTCCGGACCACTTGATTCATGAAGTTATTTTCAAAGCCAAAACTGAACTACAACTAATAGCTACTAGCAAGTCAGTACCATCCCCAATCTCACCACTCATGAACCCAGTTTTCACTCCTTACTCACCTGTTCCTTCTAGGTCCTTTTCATCACCAACAGCTTTTCGAGTTCCAGCTGCCTATTGGGATCCTCAGATAGCAAGCAAGCATAATTCTGATTTCAGTTTATCAGCTTGCTCGGATTCTATTGCTGAACTCCAAAACCAAACTCAGTTTTTGAGTTTAGAAGATCAAATAGAGCCTACCAATTCTGGACTTGCGGGTTTTTCAAATGATTACTTTTACCCGGATGCTGCAATGGGCAACTTAAGTGCTAGAACAACTAGACGAATTTCAAGCCTGCCTGAATTTCCAGTTAAGGTTTGTCACTACTTCAATAAGGGATTTTGTAAGCATGGAAGTAGCTGTAGGTATTTCCATGGACAAGTCATGCCTGAGAGCTTCTCTCAGATGTATGGAAACGATGGCATTAATGATGATCATCTTTTCTCGCCGGGTTCACTTGATAAGCTAGAATTGGAAATTGTTGAGATTCTAAAATCTAGAAGAGGGAATCCTGTTTCCATTGCTTCTCTGCCTATGATATATTATGAGAAATATGGAAGAGTTCTTCAGGCAGATGGATACCTCACTGAGAGCCAGAGACATGGTAAAGCTGGTTATAGTTTGACAAAGCTTCTTGCTCGATTGAAAAGTATTCGGCTGATTGACAG GCCTCATGGGCAGCATGCTGTAATTTTGACAGAAGACGCTTCAAAATACTTGGACAATCGGAATGATAAAAGTGACCCTGGGCCAATTGTCAGTGGGTCACGACAGATATATCTAACATTTCCAGCTGAAAGCACTTTCACTGAAGACGATGTCTCTGACTACTTTAA CACCTATGGTCCAGTTGAAGATGTGAGGATTCCCTGCCAACAGAAACGGATGTTTGGGTTTGTAACCTTTGCTAGTGCAGATACAGTGAAAATGATTTTGACCAAAGGAAACCCGCATTTTGTTTGTGGGGCTCGTGTTCTTGTGAAACCTTACAGGGAGAAATCAAGGCTTAGTGAGAG CAGGAGGTACTCAGACAGAATTGATCCTCAAATGTACTACTCTACACACTATGTTGAAATGGATTCTGAGCTTCACTCAA TGCCAAGAGAATTTGAGACTTCTAGGTTGCTGAGGAAGCAGCTTATTGAGCAAGAACATGCCTTTGAACTTGAGAGGAGGCACCTTGCAGAGCTGCAGTTGGCACGTAAGCCTCCAGCCAGTCAGCCACACTTTGGCTACTCCATGGATGGATTGAAAGTGTCTAATG TTCATGCAGATCCTTTCAATTTTCCATCAGCAGAAAGATTTAATTATCTGTTGGATGTTCTGAACGGCGGATCCACTGGTGATGATAGTACACCTGGGCATACTGACACCTACACCGACTCAGAGAG TCAAGAGAGAGAGGATGAAGATGAACAAGGTTTTGTCATATGGAGAATGCCCCGTGCAAGAGGTCATCTTGGGTGA
- the LOC142639144 gene encoding zinc finger CCCH domain-containing protein 18-like isoform X3, translating to MMDFSEFAKIVFSKIQKLEPENATKIIGYVLFQDHGEEEMVRLALGPDHLIHEVIFKAKTELQLIATSKSVPSPISPLMNPVFTPYSPVPSRSFSSPTAFRVPAAYWDPQIASKHNSDFSLSACSDSIAELQNQTQFLSLEDQIEPTNSGLAGFSNDYFYPDAAMGNLSARTTRRISSLPEFPVKVCHYFNKGFCKHGSSCRYFHGQVMPESFSQMYGNDGINDDHLFSPGSLDKLELEIVEILKSRRGNPVSIASLPMIYYEKYGRVLQADGYLTESQRHGKAGYSLTKLLARLKSIRLIDRPHGQHAVILTEDASKYLDNRNDKSDPGPIVSGSRQIYLTFPAESTFTEDDVSDYFNTYGPVEDVRIPCQQKRMFGFVTFASADTVKMILTKGNPHFVCGARVLVKPYREKSRLSERRYSDRIDPQMYYSTHYVEMDSELHSMPREFETSRLLRKQLIEQEHAFELERRHLAELQLARKPPASQPHFGYSMDGLKVSNVHADPFNFPSAERFNYLLDVLNGGSTGDDSTPGHTDTYTDSESQEREDEDEQGFVIWRMPRARGHLG from the exons ATGATGGATTTTTCGGAGTTTGCAAAAATTGTGTTCAGTAAAATCCAGAAACTAGAGCCGGAAAATGCTACAAAGATTATAGGGTATGTTCTTTTTCAAGACCATGGTGAAGAAGAAATGGTTAGGTTGGCCTTGGGTCCGGACCACTTGATTCATGAAGTTATTTTCAAAGCCAAAACTGAACTACAACTAATAGCTACTAGCAAGTCAGTACCATCCCCAATCTCACCACTCATGAACCCAGTTTTCACTCCTTACTCACCTGTTCCTTCTAGGTCCTTTTCATCACCAACAGCTTTTCGAGTTCCAGCTGCCTATTGGGATCCTCAGATAGCAAGCAAGCATAATTCTGATTTCAGTTTATCAGCTTGCTCGGATTCTATTGCTGAACTCCAAAACCAAACTCAGTTTTTGAGTTTAGAAGATCAAATAGAGCCTACCAATTCTGGACTTGCGGGTTTTTCAAATGATTACTTTTACCCGGATGCTGCAATGGGCAACTTAAGTGCTAGAACAACTAGACGAATTTCAAGCCTGCCTGAATTTCCAGTTAAGGTTTGTCACTACTTCAATAAGGGATTTTGTAAGCATGGAAGTAGCTGTAGGTATTTCCATGGACAAGTCATGCCTGAGAGCTTCTCTCAGATGTATGGAAACGATGGCATTAATGATGATCATCTTTTCTCGCCGGGTTCACTTGATAAGCTAGAATTGGAAATTGTTGAGATTCTAAAATCTAGAAGAGGGAATCCTGTTTCCATTGCTTCTCTGCCTATGATATATTATGAGAAATATGGAAGAGTTCTTCAGGCAGATGGATACCTCACTGAGAGCCAGAGACATGGTAAAGCTGGTTATAGTTTGACAAAGCTTCTTGCTCGATTGAAAAGTATTCGGCTGATTGACAG GCCTCATGGGCAGCATGCTGTAATTTTGACAGAAGACGCTTCAAAATACTTGGACAATCGGAATGATAAAAGTGACCCTGGGCCAATTGTCAGTGGGTCACGACAGATATATCTAACATTTCCAGCTGAAAGCACTTTCACTGAAGACGATGTCTCTGACTACTTTAA CACCTATGGTCCAGTTGAAGATGTGAGGATTCCCTGCCAACAGAAACGGATGTTTGGGTTTGTAACCTTTGCTAGTGCAGATACAGTGAAAATGATTTTGACCAAAGGAAACCCGCATTTTGTTTGTGGGGCTCGTGTTCTTGTGAAACCTTACAGGGAGAAATCAAGGCTTAGTGAGAG GAGGTACTCAGACAGAATTGATCCTCAAATGTACTACTCTACACACTATGTTGAAATGGATTCTGAGCTTCACTCAA TGCCAAGAGAATTTGAGACTTCTAGGTTGCTGAGGAAGCAGCTTATTGAGCAAGAACATGCCTTTGAACTTGAGAGGAGGCACCTTGCAGAGCTGCAGTTGGCACGTAAGCCTCCAGCCAGTCAGCCACACTTTGGCTACTCCATGGATGGATTGAAAGTGTCTAATG TTCATGCAGATCCTTTCAATTTTCCATCAGCAGAAAGATTTAATTATCTGTTGGATGTTCTGAACGGCGGATCCACTGGTGATGATAGTACACCTGGGCATACTGACACCTACACCGACTCAGAGAG TCAAGAGAGAGAGGATGAAGATGAACAAGGTTTTGTCATATGGAGAATGCCCCGTGCAAGAGGTCATCTTGGGTGA
- the LOC142639144 gene encoding zinc finger CCCH domain-containing protein 18-like isoform X5: MMDFSEFAKIVFSKIQKLEPENATKIIGYVLFQDHGEEEMVRLALGPDHLIHEVIFKAKTELQLIATSKSVPSPISPLMNPVFTPYSPVPSRSFSSPTAFRVPAAYWDPQIASKHNSDFSLSACSDSIAELQNQTQFLSLEDQIEPTNSGLAGFSNDYFYPDAAMGNLSARTTRRISSLPEFPVKVCHYFNKGFCKHGSSCRYFHGQVMPESFSQMYGNDGINDDHLFSPGSLDKLELEIVEILKSRRGNPVSIASLPMIYYEKYGRVLQADGYLTESQRHGKAGYSLTKLLARLKSIRLIDRPHGQHAVILTEDASKYLDNRNDKSDPGPIVSGSRQIYLTFPAESTFTEDDVSDYFNTYGPVEDVRIPCQQKRMFGFVTFASADTVKMILTKGNPHFVCGARVLVKPYREKSRLSESRRYSDRIDPQMYYSTHYVEMDSELHSMPREFETSRLLRKQLIEQEHAFELERRHLAELQLARKPPASQPHFGYSMDGLKVSNVHADPFNFPSAERFNYLLDVLNGGSTGDDSTPGHTDTYTDSERSVHAHL; encoded by the exons ATGATGGATTTTTCGGAGTTTGCAAAAATTGTGTTCAGTAAAATCCAGAAACTAGAGCCGGAAAATGCTACAAAGATTATAGGGTATGTTCTTTTTCAAGACCATGGTGAAGAAGAAATGGTTAGGTTGGCCTTGGGTCCGGACCACTTGATTCATGAAGTTATTTTCAAAGCCAAAACTGAACTACAACTAATAGCTACTAGCAAGTCAGTACCATCCCCAATCTCACCACTCATGAACCCAGTTTTCACTCCTTACTCACCTGTTCCTTCTAGGTCCTTTTCATCACCAACAGCTTTTCGAGTTCCAGCTGCCTATTGGGATCCTCAGATAGCAAGCAAGCATAATTCTGATTTCAGTTTATCAGCTTGCTCGGATTCTATTGCTGAACTCCAAAACCAAACTCAGTTTTTGAGTTTAGAAGATCAAATAGAGCCTACCAATTCTGGACTTGCGGGTTTTTCAAATGATTACTTTTACCCGGATGCTGCAATGGGCAACTTAAGTGCTAGAACAACTAGACGAATTTCAAGCCTGCCTGAATTTCCAGTTAAGGTTTGTCACTACTTCAATAAGGGATTTTGTAAGCATGGAAGTAGCTGTAGGTATTTCCATGGACAAGTCATGCCTGAGAGCTTCTCTCAGATGTATGGAAACGATGGCATTAATGATGATCATCTTTTCTCGCCGGGTTCACTTGATAAGCTAGAATTGGAAATTGTTGAGATTCTAAAATCTAGAAGAGGGAATCCTGTTTCCATTGCTTCTCTGCCTATGATATATTATGAGAAATATGGAAGAGTTCTTCAGGCAGATGGATACCTCACTGAGAGCCAGAGACATGGTAAAGCTGGTTATAGTTTGACAAAGCTTCTTGCTCGATTGAAAAGTATTCGGCTGATTGACAG GCCTCATGGGCAGCATGCTGTAATTTTGACAGAAGACGCTTCAAAATACTTGGACAATCGGAATGATAAAAGTGACCCTGGGCCAATTGTCAGTGGGTCACGACAGATATATCTAACATTTCCAGCTGAAAGCACTTTCACTGAAGACGATGTCTCTGACTACTTTAA CACCTATGGTCCAGTTGAAGATGTGAGGATTCCCTGCCAACAGAAACGGATGTTTGGGTTTGTAACCTTTGCTAGTGCAGATACAGTGAAAATGATTTTGACCAAAGGAAACCCGCATTTTGTTTGTGGGGCTCGTGTTCTTGTGAAACCTTACAGGGAGAAATCAAGGCTTAGTGAGAG CAGGAGGTACTCAGACAGAATTGATCCTCAAATGTACTACTCTACACACTATGTTGAAATGGATTCTGAGCTTCACTCAA TGCCAAGAGAATTTGAGACTTCTAGGTTGCTGAGGAAGCAGCTTATTGAGCAAGAACATGCCTTTGAACTTGAGAGGAGGCACCTTGCAGAGCTGCAGTTGGCACGTAAGCCTCCAGCCAGTCAGCCACACTTTGGCTACTCCATGGATGGATTGAAAGTGTCTAATG TTCATGCAGATCCTTTCAATTTTCCATCAGCAGAAAGATTTAATTATCTGTTGGATGTTCTGAACGGCGGATCCACTGGTGATGATAGTACACCTGGGCATACTGACACCTACACCGACTCAGAGAG GTCTGTCCATGCACACTTGTAA